The Shewanella zhangzhouensis genome has a window encoding:
- the ggt gene encoding gamma-glutamyltransferase, which produces MNRFTITILALAVIGLGSSEGVLAMDRITGKAFASRSEVYATQGMAATSQPLATQVALDILKAGGSAVDAAIAANAMLGLVEPTGSGVGGDLFAIVWSARDKRLYGLNASGRSPKSLTLDMLKAQGLEFLPPFGPLPVSVPGAVDGWFELHERFGKLPMSQILSPSIDYARKGFPVSELIAFYLEGSARRLAKYPGFSETYMPNGKMPARGDIMKNPALANTYEKIAKGGRDAFYKGDIARSIDKYMKANSGYLGYEDLASHTSEWIEPVSVNYRGFDVWELPPNGQGIAALQILKTLEPFDLRAMGHDSVEYVHHFVEAKKLAFADRARFYADMAFADVPVSELISERYNQERAKQIGPRAAKSVEPGNPNLQQGDTVYLTTADSEGNMVSLIQSNFRGMGSGMTPPDLGFVLQDRGQLFDLTPGRPNSYAPGKRPFHTIIPAFVTKEGKPWLSFGVMGGATQPQMHAQIIINLIDFDMNLQEAGDAPRILHSGSSEPTGEVMSDGGYVSLESGFSMETRRELVKKGHVIRDALGEFGGYQAIGINVETGVYRGASESRKDGQAAGY; this is translated from the coding sequence ATGAACAGGTTTACAATCACTATTTTAGCCCTGGCCGTTATCGGACTGGGCAGCAGCGAAGGAGTGTTGGCCATGGACAGGATCACAGGTAAGGCGTTTGCCAGTCGTTCGGAGGTGTACGCCACCCAGGGAATGGCGGCGACCAGCCAGCCTTTGGCCACCCAAGTTGCGCTGGATATATTGAAAGCCGGTGGCAGTGCGGTGGATGCCGCTATTGCCGCCAATGCCATGCTGGGGCTGGTTGAACCTACAGGCTCGGGTGTGGGTGGTGACCTCTTTGCCATTGTCTGGAGCGCCAGAGACAAACGCCTATACGGCTTGAACGCCTCGGGTCGCAGCCCAAAATCGCTCACGCTGGATATGCTTAAGGCACAGGGGCTTGAATTTTTACCGCCCTTTGGCCCATTGCCTGTTTCTGTACCCGGTGCCGTGGATGGCTGGTTTGAGCTGCATGAACGCTTTGGCAAATTGCCAATGTCGCAAATTTTGTCGCCATCCATCGACTACGCGCGAAAGGGTTTCCCGGTTTCTGAACTTATCGCTTTTTACCTGGAAGGCAGTGCCCGACGCCTCGCCAAATATCCGGGGTTCAGTGAAACCTATATGCCCAATGGCAAAATGCCGGCCAGGGGCGACATCATGAAAAATCCCGCCCTCGCCAATACCTACGAGAAAATAGCCAAGGGTGGCCGGGACGCCTTCTATAAGGGCGACATTGCCCGCAGCATAGACAAATACATGAAAGCCAATAGCGGCTACCTCGGCTACGAGGATCTGGCCTCGCACACCAGCGAGTGGATAGAGCCCGTCTCGGTAAATTACCGCGGCTTTGATGTGTGGGAACTGCCACCGAATGGTCAGGGCATAGCCGCGCTGCAAATTTTAAAAACCCTGGAGCCGTTTGATTTAAGAGCCATGGGGCATGACAGCGTTGAATACGTGCACCATTTTGTGGAGGCCAAAAAGCTCGCCTTTGCTGACAGGGCCCGTTTTTACGCCGATATGGCCTTTGCCGATGTGCCCGTAAGTGAGCTTATTTCGGAGCGCTACAACCAGGAGCGTGCCAAGCAGATAGGTCCCAGGGCCGCCAAGTCGGTGGAGCCGGGTAACCCCAATCTGCAACAGGGTGATACCGTGTATCTCACCACCGCGGACAGCGAAGGCAACATGGTGTCCCTCATTCAAAGTAATTTCCGCGGTATGGGCTCTGGCATGACACCCCCGGATCTCGGCTTTGTGCTGCAGGACAGGGGGCAGTTGTTTGATTTAACCCCGGGGCGCCCCAATTCTTACGCCCCCGGCAAGCGGCCCTTCCACACCATCATTCCGGCGTTTGTAACCAAAGAGGGTAAACCCTGGCTCAGTTTTGGGGTGATGGGCGGCGCCACCCAGCCGCAGATGCATGCGCAAATTATCATTAATCTCATCGACTTCGACATGAATTTACAGGAAGCGGGCGATGCGCCACGTATTCTGCATTCGGGCTCCAGCGAGCCCACCGGCGAGGTGATGAGCGATGGCGGTTATGTGAGCCTGGAGTCGGGTTTTTCCATGGAGACCCGTCGGGAACTGGTGAAAAAAGGCCATGTGATCCGGGATGCCCTGGGGGAATTTGGCGGCTATCAGGCTATCGGTATCAATGTGGAAACCGGTGTCTATCGCGGTGCTTCCGAGAGCCGTAAAGATGGTCAGGCCGCAGGCTATTAG
- a CDS encoding Dyp-type peroxidase → MDNQVMPREQLGVCAEGNLHAVYLMFNANEGVEQSLRASLASVAQYLYDLTDQYADSAFNGFVAVGANYWDSLFGQERPSRLKPFPAMHEGNREAPALEYDLFVHLRCDRLDILHLVANEVNQMLDELVELVDEERGFRFMDNRDLTGFVDGTENPRGRHRQDVALVGDEDPAFRGGAYVHVQKFAHNLSKWHRLPVKKQEDIIGRTKVDNIEYESADKPLTSHIKRVNLKDEQGNSMEILRQSMPYGSVKEQGLMFISVCRTPSHFEKMLHSMVHGDGEGNHDHLMHFTRALTGSSFFAPSLDYLLQGQD, encoded by the coding sequence ATGGATAATCAGGTTATGCCACGTGAACAGTTGGGCGTGTGCGCCGAAGGCAATCTTCACGCAGTCTATCTGATGTTCAACGCCAACGAAGGGGTTGAGCAGTCGCTGCGTGCGAGCCTTGCCAGTGTTGCCCAATACCTTTACGACCTCACAGACCAATATGCCGACAGTGCCTTTAATGGGTTCGTGGCTGTGGGGGCTAACTATTGGGACAGTCTCTTTGGTCAGGAGCGCCCGTCTCGACTCAAGCCCTTCCCTGCAATGCACGAAGGCAACCGGGAGGCACCTGCGCTGGAGTACGATTTATTTGTACATTTGCGTTGTGATCGTCTGGACATACTGCATCTGGTGGCCAATGAGGTGAATCAGATGCTCGATGAGCTGGTGGAGCTGGTGGACGAAGAGCGCGGTTTCCGTTTTATGGATAACCGGGATCTGACCGGGTTTGTGGACGGTACTGAAAATCCCCGCGGTCGCCACCGTCAGGATGTGGCCCTGGTGGGGGATGAAGATCCGGCATTCCGGGGCGGGGCTTATGTGCACGTACAAAAGTTTGCCCATAACCTTTCAAAGTGGCACCGCTTGCCGGTGAAAAAGCAGGAAGACATCATCGGCCGAACCAAGGTGGATAATATCGAATATGAGTCTGCCGATAAGCCGCTGACCAGCCACATAAAAAGAGTGAATCTGAAAGATGAACAGGGCAACTCGATGGAGATCCTGCGTCAGAGCATGCCCTATGGCTCGGTGAAAGAGCAGGGGTTGATGTTTATCTCTGTTTGTCGCACGCCCTCCCATTTCGAAAAGATGCTGCATTCGATGGTGCACGGCGATGGCGAAGGGAATCACGATCACCTGATGCATTTCACCCGCGCCCTGACTGGCTCGTCGTTTTTCGCGCCGTCGCTGGATTATTTGCTCCAGGGTCAGGATTGA
- the argR gene encoding transcriptional regulator ArgR, translating into MQKNQDDLVKTFKALLKEERFGSQSEIVNALQAEGFSNINQSKVSRMLSKFGAVRTRNAKQEMVYCLPAELGVPTAGSPLKNLVLDVDHNQAMIVVRTSPGAAQLIARLLDSIGKPEGILGTIAGDDTIFICPSSIKTIEDTLETVKSLFNYSE; encoded by the coding sequence ATGCAAAAAAATCAGGATGACCTCGTCAAAACCTTCAAAGCGCTGTTAAAGGAAGAGCGCTTCGGTTCCCAGAGCGAGATAGTTAATGCGCTGCAGGCCGAAGGCTTCAGCAATATCAACCAATCCAAAGTCTCCCGCATGCTGAGCAAGTTCGGTGCCGTCCGTACCCGAAACGCCAAGCAGGAGATGGTGTACTGCCTGCCGGCCGAACTTGGCGTGCCCACTGCCGGCAGCCCACTGAAGAATCTGGTGCTGGATGTGGATCACAACCAAGCCATGATTGTGGTGCGTACCAGCCCGGGGGCTGCCCAGCTGATAGCCCGTTTGCTGGACTCCATCGGCAAACCCGAAGGTATCCTGGGTACCATTGCCGGTGACGATACCATTTTTATCTGCCCCTCCAGCATCAAGACCATCGAAGATACGCTGGAAACGGTTAAGTCCCTGTTTAATTACAGCGAGTAA
- the mdh gene encoding malate dehydrogenase has product MKVAVLGAAGGIGQALALLLKTQLPAGSKLSLYDIAPVTPGVAVDLSHIPTAVEVKGFAGEDPTSALEGADVVLISAGVARKPGMDRSDLFNINAGIVRNLIEKVAVTCPKALVGIITNPVNTTVAIAAEVLKKAGVYDKNRLFGVTTLDVIRAETFVAEAKGVDVASVKVNVIGGHSGVTILPLLSQIEGVSFSDEEVAALTKRIQNAGTEVVEAKAGGGSATLSMGQAAFRFGMSLIRGLQGEANVVECAYVDGGSEHAVFFAQPVLLGKNGVEKVLPYGEVSAFEANARDAMLDTLKGDIQLGVDFVK; this is encoded by the coding sequence ATGAAAGTTGCTGTTCTTGGTGCCGCCGGTGGTATCGGCCAAGCCCTCGCCCTACTCCTGAAAACCCAACTGCCTGCTGGTTCCAAGCTGTCTCTGTATGACATTGCCCCTGTAACACCAGGTGTTGCTGTGGATCTGAGCCACATCCCAACTGCCGTTGAGGTGAAAGGTTTTGCCGGTGAAGACCCAACGTCTGCGCTGGAAGGTGCCGATGTGGTACTGATTTCTGCCGGTGTGGCCCGTAAGCCAGGTATGGATCGCTCTGATCTGTTCAACATCAACGCAGGTATCGTCCGTAACCTGATTGAAAAAGTGGCAGTGACCTGTCCAAAAGCGTTGGTTGGTATCATCACCAACCCAGTAAACACCACTGTGGCCATCGCTGCTGAAGTGCTGAAGAAAGCCGGTGTTTACGACAAGAACCGCCTGTTCGGTGTGACCACTCTGGACGTTATCCGCGCCGAGACCTTCGTTGCCGAAGCCAAGGGCGTTGACGTAGCCAGCGTGAAAGTAAACGTGATTGGCGGCCACAGCGGCGTGACCATCCTGCCTCTGCTGTCTCAAATCGAAGGCGTAAGCTTCTCTGATGAAGAAGTTGCTGCCCTGACCAAGCGTATCCAGAACGCGGGTACCGAAGTAGTAGAAGCCAAGGCCGGTGGCGGCAGCGCTACCCTGTCTATGGGTCAGGCTGCTTTCCGTTTCGGTATGTCTCTTATCCGTGGTCTGCAAGGCGAAGCCAATGTGGTTGAATGCGCCTATGTTGACGGCGGCAGCGAGCACGCAGTGTTCTTTGCTCAGCCAGTGTTGCTGGGTAAAAACGGCGTAGAAAAAGTACTGCCTTACGGCGAAGTGAGTGCGTTTGAAGCCAACGCCCGCGATGCCATGCTGGATACCCTCAAGGGTGATATCCAACTGGGTGTAGACTTCGTTAAGTAA
- a CDS encoding efflux RND transporter periplasmic adaptor subunit, whose translation MSKLRPFPGIGIAAVLGALWLPSASQATTGEAPRPVKVSQITLAEGMNQRLLPAEVRASERAGLSFRVSGEIMDILVRPGEEVKAGQLLAKLDPALYEQQLEVARAQYALAKVLYERNLSLVEQGVVSRNDFDKSKSNHDVAKAALDKAEVELAYTRLLAPYDGVISKRDKRQFEFVRAQEPVLGVRSENLIDVSFQLPEQYIGPIQSYQATTGKLLTPEVRFDSRDSWFAATLKEMSTVADSSTGSYTVILTLPMPEQLNILPGMSATVRVSLPTEALIPPPSIPAGAVVQEGEKTWVFRWLPESQRLQKAEVVLKDGVLVSGLNDGDFVVVAGADELSDGQSAVRWVKERGL comes from the coding sequence ATGAGCAAGCTCAGGCCGTTTCCCGGGATAGGTATTGCCGCAGTGCTGGGGGCCCTTTGGCTCCCGTCAGCCTCGCAAGCCACGACTGGTGAGGCCCCCCGACCGGTTAAGGTTAGTCAAATTACGTTGGCCGAAGGCATGAACCAGAGATTGTTGCCGGCCGAGGTCAGGGCATCGGAACGTGCCGGGCTGTCATTTCGCGTCAGCGGTGAAATCATGGACATCCTGGTGCGTCCCGGTGAAGAGGTAAAAGCCGGGCAGCTGTTGGCTAAGCTGGACCCGGCACTCTACGAACAGCAGTTGGAAGTCGCCCGAGCTCAGTATGCGCTGGCCAAGGTGCTCTATGAGCGTAATCTCAGCCTGGTAGAGCAGGGTGTGGTGTCGCGCAACGATTTTGACAAGTCCAAGAGTAATCATGATGTCGCCAAAGCAGCGCTGGACAAAGCCGAAGTGGAACTTGCCTATACCCGCCTGCTGGCCCCTTACGATGGTGTGATATCCAAACGCGATAAACGCCAGTTCGAATTCGTCAGGGCGCAGGAGCCTGTACTTGGTGTGCGCAGTGAAAACCTGATTGATGTGAGTTTTCAATTGCCTGAACAGTACATAGGCCCTATCCAAAGTTATCAGGCCACTACCGGTAAGTTGTTGACGCCGGAAGTTCGTTTTGACAGCCGGGACAGCTGGTTTGCCGCCACCCTGAAAGAAATGAGCACTGTGGCCGACAGCAGTACCGGCAGTTATACCGTGATCCTGACGTTGCCTATGCCTGAGCAGCTCAACATTTTGCCGGGGATGTCGGCCACTGTACGGGTATCCCTGCCTACCGAAGCCCTGATCCCCCCTCCCAGTATTCCAGCCGGTGCCGTGGTGCAGGAAGGCGAGAAAACCTGGGTATTCCGCTGGCTACCGGAGTCACAGCGGCTGCAAAAGGCGGAAGTAGTGTTGAAGGACGGTGTTCTGGTATCCGGGCTGAATGATGGCGACTTTGTCGTGGTTGCGGGCGCCGACGAACTCAGTGATGGCCAGAGCGCGGTGCGCTGGGTGAAGGAGCGGGGACTGTGA
- a CDS encoding efflux RND transporter periplasmic adaptor subunit — protein MKEAIGITLLGLLVLLGGCRQAPEIEHKPARVTVYTIPSTENQVTRVFSGVARAQDLTTLAFRVEGRIARIPVTKGQRVKAGDVLAVLEKNDFQIALNDRRARLDVTRKQAERSKILVDQQLMAQAEYDQMNAEYLVARAEARQAELMLEYTELKAPFDGVIGDVFLKSFENVQPGTLVLSVHRTERIEVDVQVPDLLIAVSRRAESGQQKQGFDVSFEAFPDKNFVGHLLEVNTEKDPQSHTYVATIAVELPDGVKVLEGMPAKVTVDLGKATYTYRREYLLPISAVVMRDGSDIDLQDAGVWLYDAASGSVKFKPVRLGVIVGQSIEVVDGLADGQQVVTQGASRLVDGQQVELIQG, from the coding sequence ATGAAAGAAGCGATAGGGATTACTCTGCTGGGGTTACTGGTGCTGCTTGGCGGATGTCGGCAGGCGCCGGAGATTGAGCATAAGCCTGCAAGGGTCACCGTTTACACCATACCCAGCACCGAAAATCAGGTGACTCGGGTGTTCAGTGGCGTGGCCCGCGCGCAGGACCTGACGACGTTGGCGTTTCGGGTCGAAGGGCGTATTGCCCGTATTCCGGTCACCAAGGGGCAGAGGGTCAAGGCCGGTGATGTACTCGCCGTACTTGAAAAAAACGACTTTCAGATTGCACTGAATGATCGCCGCGCCCGTCTTGACGTAACCCGCAAGCAGGCAGAGCGCTCCAAAATCCTGGTGGATCAGCAACTCATGGCCCAGGCGGAATACGATCAGATGAATGCCGAATATCTGGTTGCCCGCGCCGAAGCCCGTCAGGCAGAGCTGATGCTGGAATATACCGAGCTCAAAGCTCCCTTCGATGGGGTGATTGGCGATGTGTTTCTCAAATCCTTTGAAAACGTTCAGCCGGGCACCCTAGTGCTCAGCGTCCACAGAACTGAGCGTATCGAAGTGGATGTGCAGGTGCCCGATCTCTTGATTGCCGTGTCTCGAAGGGCGGAATCAGGTCAGCAAAAGCAGGGCTTTGATGTGTCCTTTGAGGCTTTCCCGGACAAAAACTTTGTTGGACATCTGCTGGAAGTGAACACCGAAAAGGATCCCCAATCCCATACTTACGTGGCCACTATAGCTGTGGAGTTACCCGATGGGGTTAAGGTGCTGGAGGGGATGCCAGCCAAGGTTACTGTGGATTTAGGCAAGGCCACCTATACCTACCGACGTGAGTACCTGTTGCCAATCAGCGCTGTGGTAATGCGCGATGGCAGCGATATTGACTTGCAGGATGCCGGGGTGTGGCTTTATGACGCTGCCAGCGGCAGCGTTAAATTCAAACCTGTGCGTTTGGGGGTAATTGTAGGCCAGAGCATCGAAGTGGTTGACGGGCTCGCCGACGGACAGCAGGTGGTAACCCAGGGAGCATCACGCCTGGTGGATGGCCAACAAGTTGAACTGATTCAGGGATAA
- a CDS encoding efflux RND transporter permease subunit, translated as MSVAGYFVKNSVISWMFTLILLLGGSVAFLGLGQLEDPPFTIKDAVVITLYPGATSTEVEEEVTYPVEKAIQALPYVDKIKSLSTAGLSQITVTMKNTYGPDQLPQIWDELRRKVNDMAASLPPGAQHPMVNDDFGDVYGIMLMITGKDFSYRELKDYVDFVKRELELVPGVGKVSLAGEQKEQIFVEMSVNKAASSNLDPNLIANLLNSQNMVSDAGNIQVAGDNLKIRTSGSSRSVEELQELIIPGTQGDKLIYLKDVATVRRGYQEIPTNVLSYNRERAINLGISFSSGVNVVAVGKAVDDKLAQIDSARPAGIKIETMYNQPVEVDNSVGSFVWNLIAAVVIVIGVLLFFMGVKSGILIGLILFLTCLGTFVLMLQAEIELQRISLGALIIALGMLVDNAIVVVEGILIGRQQGKTTLEASDAIVKQTMWPLLGATVIAITAFAPIGLSPDSTGEFAGSLFWVLLFSLFLSWITAITITPFFASLFFGDKGEEQLEGQTKDPYGGAFFTLYKVALDVCMRYRFVSVIAVVLAFVASVAGFGYVKQSFFPPSTTPIFLVDVWLPEGTDIRETQRIVTAMEDKAAKLADVEFVASTVGKGFPRFMLTYAPEKNYASYGQIAIRTSAFETLEGVMTQFRREMEAGFPQTQLKFKRLEVGPSTDAKIEARISGPDPDVLRTLGAEVQAVFAATPGTVNVRHDWRERVKYIAPRFNETQARRLGIVKSEVDKALKFSFAGLQIGVYREGTNLLSIVGRLPDDERVDIESMESIRIWSPVLNTLVPLQQVVDGFEVKFEDPIIQRRDRKRTLTVFADADFEYDLLPAELFAKVRPQVEAISMPPGYELVWGGEFESSQDAQESLFAILPMGFLFMFLVTVFLFNSVRKPLVIWACVPLAIIGITLGLLVLDKPFSFMALLGMLSLSGMLLKNGIVLLDQINLEINEGKEPFQAVFESTVSRVRPVCMAAVTTILGMLPLITDAFFESMAAVVMFGLGVATVLTLLIVPVFYIIFFKIPYRAYGEFQKSSH; from the coding sequence ATGAGCGTAGCAGGCTATTTCGTCAAGAACTCCGTCATCAGCTGGATGTTTACCCTGATCCTTCTGCTGGGAGGCAGTGTTGCCTTTCTCGGACTGGGCCAGCTGGAAGACCCACCTTTTACGATTAAAGACGCAGTGGTTATCACCCTCTACCCCGGAGCCACATCCACCGAGGTGGAAGAAGAGGTCACCTATCCGGTAGAGAAAGCGATTCAGGCATTGCCCTATGTGGACAAGATAAAGTCGCTGAGCACCGCCGGGTTGTCGCAAATCACTGTGACCATGAAAAACACCTATGGTCCGGACCAGCTGCCACAAATCTGGGATGAGCTCAGACGCAAGGTCAATGATATGGCCGCGAGCTTACCCCCAGGTGCACAGCACCCCATGGTGAACGATGACTTTGGCGATGTGTATGGCATCATGCTGATGATCACAGGTAAGGACTTCAGCTACCGCGAGCTCAAAGACTATGTGGACTTTGTGAAGCGTGAGCTGGAACTGGTGCCCGGTGTCGGTAAGGTGTCCCTGGCCGGTGAGCAAAAAGAACAGATTTTTGTAGAAATGTCGGTGAATAAGGCCGCCAGTTCAAACCTGGATCCCAATCTGATTGCCAACTTGCTCAACTCACAAAATATGGTGTCGGACGCGGGTAATATTCAGGTTGCCGGTGACAACCTCAAAATTCGCACCAGCGGAAGCTCCCGTTCGGTGGAGGAATTACAGGAACTCATCATCCCCGGTACCCAGGGCGATAAGCTTATCTACCTGAAAGATGTGGCCACCGTGCGTCGCGGTTACCAGGAAATCCCCACCAATGTGCTCAGTTACAACCGTGAGCGTGCCATTAACCTGGGGATTTCATTTTCATCCGGCGTCAACGTGGTAGCCGTAGGTAAGGCCGTTGATGACAAGTTGGCTCAAATTGACTCAGCCCGTCCTGCCGGTATCAAAATTGAGACCATGTATAACCAGCCGGTGGAAGTAGACAACTCCGTCGGCAGCTTTGTGTGGAACCTGATTGCTGCCGTTGTGATTGTGATAGGCGTGCTGCTGTTCTTTATGGGCGTGAAAAGCGGCATCCTGATAGGCCTTATCCTGTTTTTAACCTGTTTGGGCACCTTTGTGTTGATGCTGCAGGCCGAGATTGAACTGCAGCGTATTTCCCTGGGGGCGCTCATCATTGCGCTGGGGATGCTGGTAGACAATGCCATTGTAGTGGTGGAAGGGATTTTGATTGGTCGCCAGCAGGGAAAAACCACCCTGGAAGCGTCCGATGCCATTGTAAAGCAAACCATGTGGCCGCTGCTCGGGGCTACAGTGATTGCCATCACTGCCTTCGCACCCATTGGTTTGTCACCGGACTCCACCGGAGAATTTGCCGGCTCGCTGTTTTGGGTGCTGCTGTTCTCCCTGTTCCTTTCCTGGATCACCGCCATCACCATCACGCCTTTTTTTGCCAGTCTGTTTTTTGGTGATAAAGGGGAGGAGCAGCTTGAAGGGCAAACCAAAGATCCCTACGGCGGCGCCTTTTTCACACTCTATAAAGTCGCGCTGGATGTGTGCATGCGCTATCGCTTTGTGAGCGTAATCGCCGTTGTGCTGGCGTTTGTAGCGTCTGTGGCCGGGTTTGGTTATGTGAAACAGTCGTTTTTCCCACCCTCAACCACCCCCATATTTTTGGTGGATGTGTGGCTGCCTGAAGGGACTGATATCCGCGAAACTCAGCGGATAGTGACTGCCATGGAAGACAAGGCTGCGAAGCTGGCGGATGTGGAGTTTGTGGCGTCCACAGTTGGCAAGGGCTTCCCCCGCTTTATGCTGACTTACGCACCCGAAAAGAATTACGCCTCTTACGGCCAAATCGCCATTCGCACCAGCGCCTTCGAGACCCTCGAGGGGGTGATGACCCAGTTCCGCCGCGAAATGGAGGCGGGCTTCCCGCAGACCCAGCTCAAGTTCAAACGGCTGGAGGTAGGCCCCTCGACCGATGCCAAGATTGAGGCCCGGATTTCAGGTCCTGACCCCGATGTGCTCAGAACTCTGGGGGCAGAGGTGCAGGCGGTATTTGCGGCCACACCGGGCACAGTGAATGTGCGCCACGACTGGCGCGAGCGGGTGAAATACATAGCGCCCAGATTTAACGAGACCCAGGCCAGACGTTTGGGCATAGTTAAGAGTGAAGTGGACAAGGCGCTTAAGTTTTCTTTTGCCGGGTTGCAGATAGGGGTATACCGGGAGGGCACCAATCTGCTGTCCATCGTGGGCCGGTTGCCGGATGATGAGCGGGTCGATATCGAGTCCATGGAAAGCATCCGCATCTGGAGCCCCGTGCTGAATACCCTGGTGCCTCTGCAGCAGGTAGTGGATGGATTCGAAGTGAAGTTTGAGGATCCCATTATTCAGCGCCGGGACCGCAAGCGTACCCTGACCGTTTTCGCCGATGCTGATTTTGAGTACGACCTGCTGCCTGCGGAGCTGTTTGCCAAGGTTCGGCCACAGGTGGAGGCCATCAGCATGCCGCCAGGATATGAACTGGTGTGGGGCGGGGAGTTTGAATCATCTCAGGATGCGCAGGAGTCACTGTTTGCCATTTTGCCGATGGGCTTCCTGTTTATGTTTTTGGTGACGGTATTCCTGTTCAACTCGGTACGTAAGCCGCTGGTTATCTGGGCCTGTGTCCCGCTGGCCATTATCGGTATTACCCTGGGATTATTGGTACTGGATAAACCCTTCAGCTTTATGGCGTTGCTGGGGATGCTCAGCCTCTCGGGGATGCTGCTTAAAAACGGCATAGTGCTGCTCGACCAAATCAATCTGGAAATCAACGAGGGCAAGGAACCCTTCCAGGCCGTGTTTGAGTCTACCGTTAGTCGTGTCAGGCCCGTATGTATGGCGGCCGTCACGACCATTCTGGGGATGTTGCCCCTTATCACCGATGCCTTCTTTGAGTCCATGGCGGCGGTAGTGATGTTCGGCCTTGGTGTGGCGACAGTGCTGACCTTGCTGATTGTGCCGGTGTTTTACATCATTTTCTTCAAGATCCCCTATCGGGCCTACGGTGAGTTTCAGAAGTCCAGCCACTGA
- a CDS encoding cupin domain-containing protein, which produces MANLLTELPENLCEEVFETLIRSSDCRIERIVSLGHSTAAGQWYDQDEHEWVVLLSGSAVLAYEDGRSLAMAPGDYVNIPAHVRHRVEATDPTIPSVWLAVFYGAANQIEG; this is translated from the coding sequence ATGGCGAACCTTCTTACCGAGCTTCCAGAAAACCTCTGTGAGGAAGTCTTCGAAACCCTGATTAGGTCTTCTGATTGCCGCATTGAGCGCATAGTGTCACTGGGGCACAGCACAGCAGCGGGCCAATGGTACGACCAGGACGAGCATGAATGGGTCGTGCTGCTCAGTGGCAGTGCGGTGCTGGCCTATGAGGATGGCCGCAGTCTTGCCATGGCACCCGGTGATTATGTGAATATTCCCGCCCATGTGCGTCATAGAGTAGAAGCGACCGACCCGACCATCCCCAGTGTATGGCTGGCGGTGTTTTACGGTGCTGCCAACCAGATTGAGGGCTGA